Proteins encoded within one genomic window of Candidatus Nezhaarchaeota archaeon:
- a CDS encoding ATPase, T2SS/T4P/T4SS family, producing MSTLCLTDDCVRTLLKDGKHLLVMKCRHNEPDPVNNEMCRGKLILKLSLLGKAIKKVIILSQKGNAVIEYSPSTVKLLSDYSRRLSRSRTLLMNLWIRGELVCPLYTSYSDLHPCPLYREVVTCKDHLLFFHAVGIAYTRPFDFLDSLQQALHEIRGVRCKNKKCIRRFKELLTLFLREVERSKMMHLLRSYYNHLGDEIYREIFRPYIIRGGISCKLVDKGALIKEYEVDVYQVKIYESQGTEHIYHVSLSLPYIAKLFLRILVDNVSRTVLNQTINFDLLWEKVCFLREKFKDLLRVKRIINDDYLLVQKLASYSAYKILGLHKLMPFLLDRNVDEVYLDKPGTRVYLDHAEVGRCVSNVILMGEDVKRFINHVLLESKLPLNYLNPSLKWNLKIDDYIVRASIDIPPLSYEGPALDLRKIKHRNYTIIDLVRDNVLSIEEAAFLILHILNRRNIIICGEPGTGKTTLMNALDLCTPKNWRKIYVEDVVESLDQRAQGRHQLKLHVEPFETQEKARRKYVEMIKLLHRTPDWICMGELQSKEHFKAMFHAITAGLRGMHTCHASSAQGLIRRWLLHCGISKEDVNGIDLIIHMVKCYRGFKILRRVAEIWAIGSSRSSIDVLGIPLTLVFKWDPQEDFHKAAIDDIFESPSIYRMMEIGNDYEMLRREYEELMASLSLLLKRSNLDATTFTRTFDELVKQLVVGGIYVV from the coding sequence ATGTCAACCTTGTGTCTTACTGATGACTGTGTAAGGACATTGCTTAAGGATGGGAAGCACCTCTTAGTAATGAAGTGTCGACATAACGAGCCGGATCCAGTAAACAATGAAATGTGCAGAGGGAAGTTGATTTTAAAGCTATCATTACTAGGCAAAGCTATAAAGAAAGTGATAATCCTCTCACAGAAGGGTAATGCTGTTATAGAATATAGCCCCTCAACAGTAAAGTTACTGAGTGATTACTCACGTAGGCTTTCCAGATCTAGGACTCTTCTCATGAATCTTTGGATCAGAGGAGAGCTGGTTTGCCCTCTCTACACGTCGTATTCTGACCTTCATCCTTGCCCCCTATATAGAGAAGTCGTAACTTGCAAAGACCATCTGCTATTTTTCCATGCGGTCGGCATTGCTTATACCCGACCATTTGATTTCCTTGACTCTCTGCAGCAAGCTCTTCATGAAATTAGAGGGGTACGTTGCAAGAATAAGAAATGCATTAGGAGGTTTAAAGAACTTTTAACTCTTTTTCTAAGAGAAGTGGAACGCTCTAAAATGATGCATCTTTTAAGGTCTTATTACAATCACTTAGGCGACGAAATTTATCGTGAAATATTTCGTCCATACATCATAAGAGGGGGGATCTCGTGCAAACTTGTAGACAAAGGGGCCCTCATTAAAGAGTACGAAGTTGATGTTTATCAAGTAAAGATATATGAATCTCAAGGTACCGAGCACATCTATCACGTATCATTAAGCCTTCCTTACATCGCAAAGCTCTTCCTCAGAATATTGGTTGATAATGTCAGCAGGACGGTCTTGAACCAAACCATAAACTTTGATCTTTTATGGGAAAAGGTGTGCTTCTTAAGAGAAAAGTTTAAAGACCTATTAAGGGTTAAAAGAATCATAAATGATGATTATCTCCTCGTTCAAAAGCTAGCATCATATTCAGCGTATAAGATCTTAGGCCTTCATAAACTAATGCCCTTTCTATTGGATAGAAATGTTGATGAAGTTTACTTAGACAAGCCTGGAACGAGAGTTTACTTGGACCATGCTGAAGTTGGGCGTTGTGTAAGCAATGTAATATTAATGGGTGAGGACGTTAAGCGCTTTATAAATCACGTGTTGCTAGAGAGCAAGCTACCTTTGAACTATTTAAATCCATCATTAAAATGGAATCTTAAGATCGACGATTACATAGTCAGAGCTTCAATAGACATACCCCCTCTTTCATACGAAGGTCCGGCACTTGACCTTAGAAAAATCAAACATAGAAACTACACGATAATCGATCTCGTACGTGACAATGTGCTCTCAATCGAGGAAGCAGCCTTCTTAATCCTTCACATTTTAAATAGGAGGAACATTATAATATGTGGCGAGCCTGGAACTGGTAAGACTACATTGATGAACGCTTTAGACTTATGCACCCCTAAAAACTGGCGCAAGATATACGTGGAAGATGTTGTTGAGAGTTTAGATCAGAGGGCTCAAGGTCGTCATCAGCTCAAATTACACGTTGAACCCTTCGAGACGCAGGAGAAAGCTCGTAGAAAGTACGTAGAGATGATAAAGCTATTGCATAGGACTCCTGACTGGATATGCATGGGGGAACTACAGTCTAAGGAGCATTTTAAAGCCATGTTTCATGCAATTACTGCGGGGCTTCGAGGCATGCACACATGTCATGCATCGTCGGCTCAAGGTTTAATAAGGCGCTGGTTATTGCACTGTGGCATCTCCAAGGAGGATGTGAATGGAATAGACCTAATAATTCACATGGTGAAGTGCTACCGAGGCTTTAAGATCTTGAGGCGCGTAGCTGAGATTTGGGCCATAGGTTCATCAAGAAGCTCCATTGATGTACTTGGCATCCCTCTAACTCTCGTTTTCAAATGGGATCCTCAAGAAGATTTTCATAAAGCAGCTATTGATGACATCTTTGAATCGCCATCAATATATAGGATGATGGAGATTGGCAATGACTATGAGATGTTAAGAAGAGAATACGAAGAATTAATGGCATCTTTAAGCTTACTGTTGAAAAGGAGTAATTTGGATGCTACAACTTTTACTAGAACATTCGATGAACTCGTTAAACAACTTGTAGTAGGGGGCATTTATGTTGTATGA
- a CDS encoding PAC2 family protein has translation MTISIILKDDIPKDSVFVTGFQGMGITGYIAVKYMVSVLNAKPIGFVMLRRMPPYVWMEDNRLATPIQLFKHQNHIFMLVEFVPPMPDLYTFIDGMCKWVAKTFVEAFLIGGLDIRVKRENEEDRAKFAATTKATNRIIERGYKVLDKGLYITGPLALMLMKFEQLDFPALAVLAYANALRPDPMAAAIAIQYYSEIYGIKIDTEQLIKDAQRIEAEIEENLKKRQERMKAEISALYI, from the coding sequence ATGACGATAAGCATCATTCTTAAAGATGATATACCTAAGGACTCTGTCTTCGTTACGGGATTTCAGGGTATGGGAATAACTGGGTACATAGCCGTTAAGTATATGGTTTCGGTGCTAAATGCTAAACCTATAGGCTTTGTAATGTTAAGGAGGATGCCTCCTTATGTATGGATGGAAGATAATAGGTTAGCAACTCCGATACAGCTCTTTAAACATCAGAACCACATATTCATGCTGGTAGAGTTCGTGCCACCCATGCCAGATCTTTACACATTCATAGACGGGATGTGCAAGTGGGTAGCTAAAACGTTCGTTGAAGCGTTCCTTATTGGCGGTCTCGACATAAGGGTTAAAAGAGAGAATGAGGAGGACAGAGCTAAGTTCGCTGCTACCACAAAAGCCACAAACAGGATAATAGAGCGAGGGTATAAGGTGTTAGACAAGGGCTTGTACATAACCGGCCCTCTAGCATTAATGCTTATGAAGTTTGAGCAATTAGATTTTCCAGCTCTAGCAGTGTTAGCTTACGCAAACGCTTTGCGACCTGATCCTATGGCTGCAGCCATTGCAATACAGTACTACAGTGAAATTTATGGAATTAAAATAGATACTGAACAATTGATAAAAGATGCCCAAAGGATAGAGGCTGAAATTGAAGAGAATCTGAAAAAGAGACAGGAGAGAATGAAAGCTGAGATAAGTGCATTATACATCTAA